One stretch of Planococcus sp. PAMC 21323 DNA includes these proteins:
- the wecB gene encoding non-hydrolyzing UDP-N-acetylglucosamine 2-epimerase, whose amino-acid sequence MVVFGTRPEAIKMCPLVQELKTRDTLETVVCVTGQHKEMLKQVLDAFHVVPDFDLSIMKDKQTLFDVTINILEKMKSILEEVKPDVVLVHGDTSTTFVTSLACFYLQIPVGHVEAGLRTYDIYSPYPEEFNRQAVGIVANYNFSPTEISKQNLLNEGKNPASIFVTGNTAIDALKTTVSEEYTHEQLDWASDSRLIMITAHRRENLGEPMRNMFKAIKRIVEEHTDIKAIYPIHMNPVVREAAKEILGDMDRVRIIEPLEVVDFHNFLANSHIIITDSGGIQEEAPSLGKPVLVMRDTTERPEGIAAGTLELVGTNEETIYNAFKLLLEDEAKYESMSKASNPYGDGFASKRIADILETENL is encoded by the coding sequence ATGGTCGTATTTGGTACGCGTCCTGAAGCCATTAAGATGTGTCCGTTGGTGCAAGAACTTAAAACAAGAGATACGTTAGAAACAGTTGTCTGTGTAACGGGTCAGCACAAAGAAATGCTAAAACAAGTTTTGGATGCTTTTCATGTAGTACCTGACTTTGATCTTTCAATTATGAAAGACAAGCAAACTTTATTTGATGTAACCATCAACATTCTTGAGAAAATGAAGAGTATTTTAGAAGAAGTAAAACCGGATGTCGTTTTAGTGCATGGGGATACTTCGACAACGTTTGTCACGTCTCTTGCTTGTTTCTATTTGCAAATTCCAGTTGGGCACGTTGAGGCAGGTCTTAGAACTTATGACATTTATTCGCCTTATCCAGAGGAGTTTAATCGTCAAGCAGTTGGCATTGTAGCAAACTACAATTTCTCACCCACTGAAATTTCAAAACAGAACTTGTTAAACGAAGGTAAAAATCCAGCATCTATTTTTGTTACCGGCAACACAGCAATCGATGCCTTAAAAACAACGGTTTCTGAGGAATATACTCATGAGCAGTTGGACTGGGCCTCCGATAGCCGTCTTATTATGATTACGGCTCATCGAAGAGAAAATCTTGGAGAACCTATGCGTAATATGTTCAAAGCAATCAAGCGGATTGTTGAAGAGCACACAGATATTAAAGCCATATATCCGATTCACATGAATCCAGTAGTGAGAGAAGCAGCAAAAGAAATTTTGGGTGATATGGATCGGGTAAGAATAATTGAGCCTTTGGAAGTTGTCGATTTCCATAACTTTTTAGCTAATTCTCATATTATCATTACGGATAGTGGTGGTATTCAAGAAGAAGCACCAAGTTTAGGTAAACCCGTTCTAGTGATGCGCGATACAACAGAACGCCCTGAGGGAATTGCAGCAGGAACACTTGAGCTAGTTGGAACCAACGAAGAAACGATATATAACGCTTTTAAATTATTGTTAGAAGATGAAGCGAAATATGAGTCAATGAGTAAAGCAAGTAACCCGTATGGAGATGGCTTTGCTAGTAAACGGATTGCTGATATTTTAGAAACAGAGAATCTATAA
- a CDS encoding TetR/AcrR family transcriptional regulator has translation MSRQEKAQQTKNRISKIALALFNEKGFTNVTVDEIIEKADSSKGAFYNHFKSKHEIFAEKFKEIDNFYVEELFPQLKAEKVITLKLKQFLFMQMTYIEQDLGWDVVRTIYEQELNPERESYFSNPARPLYQFLIELLNEGIENNEIRDDLTAHQMHTVLIHAMRGILYDWGMNRGAFSLVERQALLFDVVIRGLEK, from the coding sequence ATGAGCAGACAAGAAAAAGCACAACAAACCAAAAATAGAATTTCGAAAATTGCTTTAGCCTTGTTTAACGAAAAAGGCTTTACCAATGTAACGGTCGACGAAATTATCGAAAAAGCCGATTCTTCTAAAGGTGCCTTTTATAATCACTTTAAAAGCAAACACGAGATTTTCGCAGAAAAATTTAAAGAAATCGATAATTTTTACGTAGAAGAGTTGTTTCCTCAACTCAAAGCGGAAAAAGTCATCACCCTAAAACTAAAACAGTTTTTATTCATGCAAATGACTTACATTGAACAAGACTTAGGATGGGATGTGGTACGAACCATCTACGAGCAAGAACTCAATCCAGAACGCGAAAGTTATTTTAGTAACCCCGCGCGCCCACTTTATCAATTTTTAATCGAGTTGTTGAATGAAGGAATCGAAAACAATGAGATACGAGACGATTTGACAGCGCATCAAATGCATACCGTCCTCATACATGCCATGCGTGGCATCCTTTATGACTGGGGAATGAATAGAGGCGCGTTTAGTTTAGTTGAACGTCAGGCGTTGCTATTTGATGTGGTGATTCGAGGACTGGAGAAGTAA
- a CDS encoding DUF7713 domain-containing protein — protein sequence MRKRGADMSLCDRCEKKDAYIHWNSTIKSERLCLSCYNLMLTDMLSVEATSYPDGVTIQDGEGEPHHFRLRKTLDPIGVIMEAEELVDGGYQFTVHGELDVDQGQLFLELIAKAERGMAEIYIQKGEFPNGQHFHSLINDRLVGRIESDLSDDQIPLVAVDGKSYTWNEVGKMLMSYEGFQVKLEMIDRFEEIEWENGMAVLDEDFEDE from the coding sequence ATGAGAAAAAGAGGTGCGGACATGTCGCTATGTGATCGATGCGAGAAAAAAGATGCTTATATTCACTGGAATTCAACAATAAAGTCGGAGCGTCTTTGTTTGAGTTGTTATAACCTGATGTTGACAGATATGCTTAGCGTGGAAGCGACAAGTTATCCAGATGGCGTAACGATTCAAGACGGAGAAGGCGAGCCACACCACTTTCGGTTAAGAAAAACGCTCGATCCAATTGGTGTCATTATGGAAGCTGAAGAGCTGGTAGATGGTGGTTATCAGTTTACCGTCCATGGCGAGCTAGACGTAGATCAAGGACAGCTGTTCTTAGAGTTGATAGCCAAGGCTGAACGAGGAATGGCTGAAATCTATATTCAAAAAGGTGAATTTCCAAATGGTCAGCACTTTCATTCACTAATAAACGATCGTTTAGTTGGACGCATCGAATCGGATTTATCAGATGATCAGATACCTTTAGTAGCGGTTGATGGGAAATCCTATACTTGGAATGAAGTTGGCAAGATGCTAATGAGCTATGAGGGATTTCAAGTGAAGCTGGAGATGATTGATCGATTCGAGGAGATTGAGTGGGAAAACGGAATGGCTGTTCTGGATGAAGATTTTGAGGACGAATAA
- a CDS encoding class I adenylate-forming enzyme family protein, with amino-acid sequence MLTHGHHTIYTMLEKQALQHPSKEFLVFEDANYSYTEMLQRVNQLARWFEAQGVEKGDTVAAFLSNSPLFYETWFACGAIGAILLPINTAATASELDYFLEHSESKGFLYEADLINNTHLETAHQKSLRFCQVSHAAWYQQLEQYPNENIAKDVSPSDVVGIMYTSGTTAKPKGVLITHENYLFAGHSSVLYQQLTPNDRYLVFLPLFHVNSQYYTSMAMLVCGGTIVLEKRFSSSTFWDTVDQHKPTVTSMVATTIKMLLEKPQHPKEATNSLRQAGYGLFVPTPDLKKFQSRFGVKLFQWYGMTESITTNIVVPLYEDMPVDPETGISSIGKAALGHQVKIIDEQGQELPPKQVGQIIVKGPSFMKGYYKNPEATAQSVQNGWLYTGDNGYFNEEGFIWFVDRNKDMIKRAGENISSIEIENILSNHPAIQACAVIGEPDPLREEAVIAYVKLYDGAKLEENELHDFCAKDLSYFKVPQEFRILDDFPRTSIGKIQKNLLRGK; translated from the coding sequence ATGCTCACTCATGGTCATCATACAATTTATACAATGCTTGAAAAACAAGCCTTGCAACACCCTTCCAAAGAGTTTCTTGTTTTCGAAGACGCTAATTATAGCTACACGGAAATGCTCCAGCGAGTAAATCAACTCGCTCGCTGGTTTGAAGCTCAAGGCGTTGAAAAAGGCGATACCGTCGCTGCCTTTTTATCAAATTCTCCTTTGTTTTACGAAACCTGGTTTGCGTGTGGCGCAATTGGTGCAATTTTACTGCCAATTAACACAGCAGCTACTGCATCCGAACTCGACTATTTCCTTGAGCATTCCGAAAGCAAAGGGTTTTTATATGAAGCGGACTTAATCAACAATACTCATTTAGAAACGGCTCATCAAAAATCGTTGAGATTTTGTCAAGTAAGTCATGCGGCGTGGTACCAGCAACTCGAACAATATCCGAATGAAAACATTGCAAAAGACGTTTCTCCAAGTGATGTTGTGGGCATTATGTATACTTCCGGTACTACGGCTAAACCTAAAGGTGTGTTAATAACACACGAAAACTATTTGTTCGCAGGACACTCGTCAGTGTTATACCAACAATTAACTCCAAACGACCGATACTTGGTGTTCTTACCGTTATTTCACGTCAATTCCCAGTACTATACATCAATGGCGATGTTGGTTTGCGGAGGCACCATTGTATTGGAAAAACGCTTTAGTTCCTCTACTTTCTGGGACACGGTCGATCAACACAAGCCGACCGTCACCAGTATGGTCGCTACAACCATTAAAATGTTGCTCGAAAAACCACAACACCCAAAAGAAGCCACTAATAGCTTGCGACAAGCAGGCTACGGCTTGTTTGTCCCTACGCCAGACCTTAAAAAATTCCAATCACGTTTTGGCGTCAAGTTGTTTCAGTGGTACGGAATGACCGAGTCAATTACGACCAACATTGTAGTGCCATTATACGAAGACATGCCAGTGGATCCTGAAACCGGCATTTCGTCGATTGGAAAAGCAGCTCTTGGCCACCAAGTCAAAATCATCGACGAACAAGGTCAAGAACTGCCTCCTAAACAAGTCGGTCAAATTATTGTCAAAGGACCTTCGTTTATGAAAGGCTATTACAAAAACCCAGAAGCGACCGCGCAATCCGTGCAAAACGGTTGGCTATACACGGGAGACAATGGCTACTTTAACGAAGAAGGCTTTATTTGGTTCGTTGACCGTAACAAAGACATGATCAAACGGGCCGGTGAAAACATCTCATCTATTGAAATTGAAAACATTTTATCCAACCACCCTGCCATTCAAGCATGTGCAGTCATCGGTGAACCTGACCCCTTACGCGAAGAGGCCGTCATTGCATATGTAAAACTATACGATGGAGCTAAATTAGAAGAAAACGAATTACACGATTTTTGCGCAAAAGATCTCTCCTATTTCAAAGTGCCACAAGAATTCCGCATCCTTGATGATTTCCCAAGAACCTCGATTGGGAAAATCCAAAAAAACTTATTGCGTGGGAAATGA
- a CDS encoding short-chain fatty acid transporter codes for MLRKISQRFNVGVENYLPNAFIFAILLTFLTLILGMTVTSQSLTEMTTHWYTGFWNFLAFTTQMILILITGYALVKAPPVQKLLVRVASIPKTQKSALISTILVAAAAGYLSWGLGFVLGTLFAIEVAKNVKAADFRILIAAAYTGTIAILPASITVTAPLLVNTPGHSLEAEIGLIPLAETIFSPTLLLTAFLGLVVVLFAYIKMMPKSDEVIPFEKDVDVFVVEKLAPAKTVAEKMDRSKILNYLLVALGTIWLVQYVSLNGFNLELNILNFFFIILGLALHGTPISYINAITAGMPSASGILLQFPFYAGIMGMMVGSGLIAVISQAFVSISNEYTFPLLSFLSAAVVNIFVPSAGGQWQIQGPIMLEASRAFNIPISSVVNTVTIGDLVTNLMQPFFVLPALGLSGLGLKDIWGYCLVSMVLLMIVAGTIVTVIPLIL; via the coding sequence ATGTTAAGAAAAATATCACAACGTTTTAATGTGGGGGTTGAAAACTATTTACCAAACGCTTTTATTTTCGCCATTCTTCTTACCTTTTTAACTTTGATCTTAGGAATGACCGTTACAAGCCAATCGTTAACGGAAATGACCACGCATTGGTACACAGGATTTTGGAACTTCCTAGCCTTTACCACACAGATGATTCTGATTTTAATCACAGGCTATGCATTAGTAAAAGCACCCCCTGTCCAAAAATTATTGGTTCGTGTGGCATCCATTCCGAAAACACAAAAATCTGCATTGATCTCCACCATTCTTGTTGCAGCTGCAGCCGGCTATCTTAGCTGGGGACTTGGCTTTGTGCTTGGCACCTTGTTTGCCATTGAAGTTGCGAAAAATGTAAAAGCGGCAGACTTTCGTATTTTGATTGCCGCTGCGTATACAGGTACTATTGCCATCTTGCCCGCAAGTATTACCGTAACAGCACCCCTTCTTGTCAATACACCGGGGCATTCGCTTGAAGCGGAAATCGGCTTGATTCCACTAGCTGAAACTATTTTTAGTCCCACGCTATTGCTTACGGCTTTTTTGGGACTGGTCGTGGTCTTGTTCGCTTATATTAAAATGATGCCAAAATCCGATGAAGTCATCCCTTTTGAAAAAGACGTGGATGTCTTTGTGGTTGAAAAATTAGCACCAGCTAAAACAGTTGCCGAAAAAATGGACCGTAGCAAAATCCTAAATTACCTTTTAGTCGCACTGGGAACCATTTGGCTTGTCCAGTACGTCTCGTTGAATGGCTTTAACTTAGAATTAAACATTTTGAATTTCTTCTTTATTATATTAGGTCTTGCCTTACACGGTACACCGATTAGCTACATTAACGCGATCACGGCAGGTATGCCTTCTGCTTCAGGAATTCTTTTACAATTTCCATTTTATGCAGGAATTATGGGTATGATGGTGGGTTCAGGACTGATTGCTGTGATTTCGCAAGCCTTCGTTTCCATTTCAAACGAATACACTTTCCCACTGCTGTCGTTCTTATCGGCAGCTGTTGTCAACATTTTTGTGCCATCCGCTGGCGGTCAATGGCAAATTCAAGGTCCCATTATGTTGGAAGCGTCTAGAGCATTCAATATTCCGATTTCTTCCGTTGTGAACACCGTCACTATTGGAGATTTGGTTACCAACCTAATGCAGCCATTCTTTGTCTTACCTGCACTCGGACTATCGGGTCTTGGGTTAAAAGATATTTGGGGATATTGCTTAGTGTCTATGGTGCTGTTAATGATTGTGGCTGGAACCATCGTCACTGTCATTCCGTTAATTCTGTAA
- a CDS encoding O-antigen ligase family protein produces the protein MDSTKARLAAKVIATTGIFTALLFMGMQFTVHHFMSKESLLFPAIILSIVLLYHALIDRKLVSQKSNLIVLGLLLLFTTYYVLNNNSNAPLKLEYITYFLLIVALFIAIVFFKNRIVDKRMWIVFTFIYANVFFLPILLSINILIAANSNGIIAFLLLFFCLINLNEKNIILKVLNLYTTILLVITLFTATSRTAMMAFIIVIFIFFAIKYLSRFTFQLLTALILLSPVVTALYVYLKYTSIGQTLNDLSIQVTGKIFFSGRDQIWGDAVETVLQKGAFWTGLGINTEFEKLGGYLHNLYVQVFYQTGFIGLILVVALLFSIAWAVGKAKVLDTDARVLIGYFIAILFLQVFEGHLIYKFEIISVLMWIIIAFLIRKSSHQLSQEQKA, from the coding sequence TTGGATTCGACGAAAGCCAGACTCGCTGCAAAAGTTATTGCAACGACCGGTATATTTACTGCACTACTTTTTATGGGCATGCAATTCACGGTACATCATTTTATGAGTAAGGAATCTTTACTTTTTCCGGCCATTATTTTATCCATTGTCTTGCTTTACCATGCGCTGATAGATCGTAAGCTTGTCAGCCAAAAAAGTAATTTAATCGTTCTCGGTTTATTACTGCTTTTCACTACTTATTACGTATTAAACAATAACTCGAATGCACCATTAAAACTTGAATACATAACGTATTTCTTGCTGATTGTTGCACTCTTTATAGCTATTGTATTCTTTAAAAACAGAATTGTAGATAAACGGATGTGGATCGTCTTTACTTTCATTTACGCCAATGTTTTCTTTTTACCAATTCTGCTATCTATCAATATCTTGATTGCCGCAAATTCAAACGGCATCATTGCTTTTTTGCTGCTATTCTTTTGCCTCATCAATCTCAATGAAAAGAACATCATCCTAAAAGTGCTGAATCTATATACGACGATTTTGTTAGTTATCACGTTGTTCACAGCCACTTCTCGAACTGCCATGATGGCTTTCATCATTGTCATCTTTATTTTCTTTGCAATAAAATATCTATCCCGTTTTACGTTCCAACTATTGACTGCATTAATCCTCTTGAGTCCGGTGGTCACTGCACTATATGTTTATTTAAAATATACTTCCATCGGCCAAACTCTAAATGACCTCAGTATTCAGGTTACGGGGAAAATATTCTTTTCAGGGAGAGATCAAATTTGGGGAGATGCAGTAGAAACTGTACTACAGAAAGGTGCATTCTGGACAGGATTAGGCATCAATACTGAATTCGAGAAGCTAGGTGGCTATCTGCATAATCTGTATGTGCAAGTTTTTTATCAAACTGGTTTTATCGGACTCATTTTAGTAGTAGCACTGCTCTTTTCAATCGCATGGGCTGTCGGAAAAGCGAAGGTTTTGGATACTGATGCCAGAGTCTTGATAGGCTATTTTATCGCTATTCTATTTTTACAGGTGTTTGAAGGACATTTGATTTATAAATTCGAAATCATTTCGGTATTGATGTGGATCATCATAGCTTTCCTAATTAGAAAGTCTTCTCATCAGTTGTCACAAGAACAGAAAGCCTGA
- a CDS encoding nucleotide sugar dehydrogenase encodes MSIINIVGMGYIGLPTALMFAKNGVKVVGTDYNKGIVDSLNQGKLSFEEEGLPELFEEARANGVEFSTEYKKTDTYILAVPTPYIEESKKLDPIYVISAVNSVLDVCKKGAAVIVESTISPGTIDRHIRPIIEARGFVIGEDIHLLHAPERIIPGNMVYELEYNSRTIGADNLEVAARIKELYASFCKSEILLTDIRSAEMSKVVENTYRDVNIAFANELAKICRTDNIDVYEIIRIANKHPRVNILQPGPGVGGHCISVDPWFLVGDYPDLTNLILAARKINDSMPRHVLGRIRDIMREHNITDIKKVGLYGLAYKENVDDTRESPTLQLLERLDEHLAFGVKVFDPFVKEQLVDNQIMDFDTFVNDVEIVVVMVGHDHIKENMDMLKDKFVLDTKNICTLENSYKL; translated from the coding sequence ATGTCTATAATAAATATCGTTGGTATGGGATATATAGGATTACCTACAGCATTGATGTTTGCAAAAAACGGAGTAAAAGTAGTAGGTACGGATTACAATAAAGGTATAGTAGATTCATTAAACCAAGGAAAACTTTCATTTGAAGAAGAGGGTCTTCCAGAACTTTTTGAGGAAGCACGAGCTAATGGGGTAGAATTCTCTACAGAATACAAAAAAACAGATACTTATATTCTCGCAGTGCCAACACCCTATATTGAAGAAAGTAAAAAGCTTGATCCTATCTATGTTATTTCTGCAGTAAATAGTGTATTAGATGTGTGCAAAAAAGGTGCAGCTGTTATTGTTGAATCTACTATTTCACCAGGTACAATAGATCGTCATATTCGACCTATTATTGAAGCAAGAGGATTTGTAATTGGAGAAGACATTCACTTGCTACATGCACCGGAGAGAATTATCCCTGGAAACATGGTATACGAGTTGGAGTATAACTCTAGAACAATTGGTGCAGATAACTTAGAAGTAGCTGCTCGAATTAAAGAATTATATGCTAGTTTCTGTAAGTCGGAAATTCTTTTAACGGATATTCGTTCTGCTGAAATGTCGAAGGTTGTAGAGAATACATATCGTGATGTCAATATTGCTTTTGCAAATGAACTGGCTAAGATTTGTCGTACAGATAATATAGATGTCTATGAAATTATACGTATAGCTAATAAGCACCCGCGAGTAAACATTTTACAACCTGGACCAGGAGTTGGAGGACATTGTATCTCAGTTGATCCATGGTTCTTGGTTGGAGATTACCCAGATTTAACGAACTTGATTTTAGCTGCTCGTAAAATCAATGATTCTATGCCACGCCACGTACTGGGGCGCATTCGAGACATTATGCGTGAGCACAACATTACCGATATCAAAAAAGTAGGTTTGTATGGCCTTGCTTACAAAGAAAATGTAGACGATACAAGAGAAAGTCCAACTCTTCAATTACTAGAACGATTAGATGAGCATTTGGCATTTGGCGTAAAAGTATTTGATCCGTTTGTAAAAGAACAATTAGTGGATAACCAAATCATGGATTTTGATACTTTCGTCAATGATGTGGAAATTGTAGTAGTTATGGTAGGTCATGATCATATTAAAGAAAATATGGATATGCTGAAAGATAAATTTGTACTGGATACAAAAAATATTTGCACGCTAGAAAATTCTTACAAACTATAA
- a CDS encoding glycosyltransferase family 4 protein — MNKKINILFLVHKFDVGGVQRVNLSMINSLDKKKFNIFVLYIKEGLLKQELNQEEVKIKKIGDVLKIKSFFNILYFFKICSYVKENKINIIHTQDPILYYIGSIAAKITNIKHIRSQPNFISKYERKNAKTLKYLPFEKWTNHFITFNKATKKDLVEVGVKTEKITTIYGYYDLDFGISKEKIKRIKKGLGIDEEKRVICSIGRLAENKGLELYIQMIPIILEKIDNAVFLIIGDGPLKKVLIEMAKKNHVLDKVIFSGNRTDVDDLMKIIDLGVYANEKSAGMGIVPRNGKVLISVNSEIMSEYIVNGKTGFLINEKSPQAFGKEVIRILENEKLMNIMEANTKEFAINRFDGSNNIKIFENVVMKILNESK; from the coding sequence ATGAATAAAAAGATAAACATACTCTTTTTAGTTCATAAATTTGATGTAGGCGGAGTCCAACGAGTAAATCTAAGTATGATAAATTCTTTAGATAAAAAAAAGTTTAATATTTTTGTGTTATACATTAAGGAAGGACTTCTTAAACAAGAATTAAATCAAGAAGAGGTTAAAATAAAAAAAATAGGCGACGTATTAAAAATTAAGTCCTTTTTCAATATTTTATACTTTTTTAAAATTTGTAGTTATGTCAAAGAAAATAAAATTAATATTATCCATACTCAAGATCCTATTCTTTATTATATCGGTTCTATAGCAGCAAAGATTACTAATATCAAGCACATTAGATCACAGCCTAACTTCATTAGTAAATACGAAAGAAAAAATGCTAAGACTTTAAAATATTTACCTTTTGAAAAATGGACGAATCATTTTATTACTTTTAATAAAGCGACAAAAAAAGACTTGGTAGAGGTAGGAGTTAAAACTGAAAAAATAACTACTATTTATGGATATTATGATTTAGATTTTGGAATTTCTAAAGAAAAAATAAAGAGAATTAAAAAAGGATTAGGAATTGATGAAGAAAAAAGAGTAATTTGTTCTATTGGAAGATTAGCTGAAAATAAAGGTCTTGAATTATACATCCAAATGATACCAATAATCTTAGAAAAGATTGATAATGCAGTTTTTTTAATAATTGGCGATGGACCATTAAAAAAAGTTTTGATAGAAATGGCGAAAAAAAATCATGTATTAGATAAAGTTATTTTTAGTGGGAATCGGACTGATGTTGATGATCTAATGAAAATAATTGATTTAGGAGTTTATGCAAATGAAAAAAGTGCCGGGATGGGAATTGTTCCGCGTAATGGCAAAGTTTTAATTTCTGTAAATAGTGAAATAATGAGTGAGTACATAGTTAATGGTAAAACTGGATTTTTAATAAATGAAAAATCCCCACAAGCATTCGGAAAAGAAGTAATAAGAATTTTAGAAAATGAAAAACTTATGAATATCATGGAAGCAAATACTAAAGAATTTGCAATTAATAGATTCGATGGAAGTAATAATATTAAAATTTTCGAAAATGTGGTAATGAAAATTTTAAATGAATCTAAATAA
- a CDS encoding 2,3-butanediol dehydrogenase, translating to MKAAVWYGEKDIRVEERELKVLQDNEVTVRVAWAGICGSDLHEYQEGPVFIPVEKNNELTGQQAPLTMGHEFAGVVEKVGKDVTSVKEGDRVAINPMYTFGNKPEDVDAYDGFQFIGLGSDGGFAKYVNAGESFVYKLPEGMTLQDGALVEPTAVAVQAVKEGNMQFGDTVAVFGAGPIGLLTIIAAKAAGASKIFSFDLSEERLQKAKELGATHVFNSGQVDPVEALKNVIPEGVDVTFEVAGVAPTFKQAIDVTRARGTMVIVSIFARPIEWNPMQLTSTGVKVTSSIAYTPTTFQQTVDLIGTGQLKPQGVITSQIELDDIVEKGFEALTNDKSQSKILVELSGEM from the coding sequence ATGAAAGCAGCAGTATGGTATGGAGAAAAAGACATCCGGGTGGAAGAACGTGAACTAAAAGTTTTGCAGGACAATGAAGTAACTGTGCGTGTAGCGTGGGCTGGCATTTGCGGTTCGGATCTGCATGAATATCAGGAAGGTCCTGTTTTCATCCCTGTTGAGAAAAATAATGAGTTGACTGGCCAACAGGCTCCTCTCACAATGGGACATGAATTTGCGGGGGTAGTCGAAAAAGTTGGGAAAGACGTCACATCTGTCAAAGAAGGAGACCGTGTTGCGATTAACCCTATGTACACATTCGGCAACAAGCCGGAAGATGTGGATGCCTATGATGGTTTCCAATTCATCGGTTTGGGCTCTGACGGTGGATTCGCCAAGTATGTAAACGCCGGTGAGAGCTTTGTCTATAAATTACCAGAAGGTATGACGTTGCAGGATGGCGCGTTGGTCGAACCGACAGCGGTGGCTGTACAAGCCGTTAAAGAAGGCAATATGCAATTTGGTGACACCGTCGCAGTATTTGGTGCAGGTCCGATTGGTTTGCTTACCATTATTGCTGCTAAAGCGGCTGGCGCAAGCAAAATCTTCTCATTCGATCTGTCTGAAGAGCGCTTGCAAAAAGCCAAAGAACTGGGAGCTACCCACGTCTTCAATTCAGGCCAGGTGGATCCTGTAGAAGCGTTGAAAAATGTAATCCCTGAAGGTGTGGACGTAACTTTCGAAGTGGCCGGTGTCGCACCGACATTCAAACAGGCTATTGACGTAACGCGTGCACGGGGCACAATGGTCATTGTATCGATTTTTGCACGCCCGATCGAATGGAATCCTATGCAATTGACCAGTACAGGCGTAAAAGTGACATCGTCTATTGCCTACACGCCTACAACATTCCAGCAAACGGTTGATTTGATCGGTACAGGACAGTTGAAACCACAAGGTGTCATCACTTCCCAGATTGAATTGGACGACATCGTGGAAAAAGGGTTCGAAGCACTGACTAATGACAAATCCCAATCAAAAATTCTCGTTGAATTAAGCGGGGAAATGTAG